The DNA segment CGAATTTCGATATGAAATTCCTCAGAGTTACAAGAAATGCATGAGAACGAGTAGCATTCTATATATCGACAGCAAAATGCTCGACGCCGTGAAAGCAGACAACGCCCCCGAGCAGGCAGCCAACGTGGCGTGTTTACCGGGAATTGTTGGCAAGTCGCTTGCGATGCCAGATATCCATTGGGGTTATGGATTTCCAATCGGTGGCGTCGCTGCGTTTGATGCAGAGAACGGTGTTATTTCCCCAGGTGGTATAGGTTTCGACA comes from the Methanomassiliicoccales archaeon genome and includes:
- a CDS encoding RtcB family protein, coding for MVWNGPLIKLDEFRYEIPQSYKKCMRTSSILYIDSKMLDAVKADNAPEQAANVACLPGIVGKSLAMPDIHWGYGFPIGGVAAFDAENGVISPGGIGFD